A window of Dehalogenimonas sp. WBC-2 genomic DNA:
CTCGTGTTGGTATTTTATTGTCGAGACAGTAACATATCATTACGTTATTGTCAATACTTACCGTAACGTCACATTATTCTCGTTTTGTAATTTTTCTCACTGGGTGTTTGTCTATGCTATACTTCCTAAATACAACAGGAGATTAATTTTCATGGAACAAAGAATATCGGTAATGCAAATCGGCGAAGTGGCCAAACGGACAGGTATGAGTCAAAGAACGCTTAGATACTATGAAGAAGAGGGACTCGTTCACCCTGCAGGTACCACCTCTGGGGGTTTGCGTCTTTATGATGAATCAGATGTCACTCGCCTCCGTTTCATTAATCGACTTAGATTACTTAGTATTAGTCTTGATGATATAAAAATAATACTTGGCAATAATAAGATTCCTCCCGTCAATAGATCAGAAAGAATAAACCGCACTTTAGATGCACTGAATCTATCAAAACAGAAAATCAGGGAGTCTATTGAACTATTGACTCAGACCGACCAAGAAAATGAGACAGCACTAATAATTGTCGAGCAATGCCGCGAATGTCCCAAACCAAATTGCGCGGGGTGTCTGAAAAAGAAATACTTGCTTTAACGCCACGCTAAAAATCCGATATGGATTACTTTGGGCTGACAATGAGTGTTATTATTAATTACTATATTGTCATATAGGATAACTATGGAAGTTAATCATATTCAATTTCATACTACCGTCGATCGCAGGCAATATTTGAAAAAGATCGGGGTATGGGCATTCGGCTTTCATGATGAAGCCTTTTCAGTGGCTCAATATCACGATTTTGATGAAATTATTACGAGCGAAGCCTTTCATGCGTCGCGATTACCATGGTGGGTTACTGAATTGGATTATGATAATCCCACCACAGAGATCGATTGGACGCAAGCAAAGCGTTTTGATTTCAGGCATCTACCACAATGTTCCTGGCAAGGCGCTAAAGAACTCAATGCATGGGCTGAATTAAGAGACGGTCGAGATCCAACTAAAAGGAAGCAAAATGAGCATAATATTCGTATTAAATACAGTAAGCAGTGTTTTGCAAAGCAACGGTACAATCTCTCCTCAAAATCCTTGACATCTCTTCTTTTTGGATCAAGCAGCGGCAAATACGGTAGCTTAAACGATGGTTTCTTTGGGCCTGAAGTAGAAAGTCCAAGTGATATTGGTGTTAAAAAATGGACTGGAACCCTAGAAGAGGCTTCTACACTGCTTTGGCAAGTATGTATTCTACTTGGAGCATCTGACGTTTCTCTTATAGAATTAAACCCAAAAACGAGCCGAAACCTTATAGCTAGTCATGAGTTTCACGACGGTAAACCCTACGTGTTTGAGGAGACAGAGCAAGCTTATGAAACTGGAGAGAATAGTACAAAGCGACAGCCGAAAGATGGAAAAAGAGTTATCCCTGATCGCTGTCGTTGGCTAATTCACTATTCGCTCAGCGAATTAGAAAGTTGGCCATATCATATTTTTGAAAATAGTTGGTTGCGTTATGCAGACGCTAGAATGCTTCAATACCGGATCCAGGCGTTCATAAAAGGGCTTGGCTATCAAGCAATTGGTCCTTGTAGTTTTACAAATAATATGTCGGAAAATGTTGGTATGGCTGTATTAGGAGGCGAAGCGGAATTAGGACGGAATAATATGGCTATATCACCTTTGCTTGGCTCAATATGCGGACAATATGCAACGATCATTACAGATCTACCACTAGCACCAACAAAACCTATAGATGCCGGCATACGGCGGTTTTGTCATAGTTGTATGAGTTGTGCATTAACCTGTCCTGGTAATGCAGTTTCCAGAGGTGGCATCCCAACAAATGAAATCCAAATGGAACCAAGTTGGGAGGGTTTTGGGCCATCCCATCGCTGGGGAAATAGAAGCAATTTCGAAAAAACCACCGCGGGAGTATATCGTCAACAAGAAGGTAAAAATGAGGCAGCTTTTTATAAACATTGGTATTTTTCTCCTTCCGATTGCCAGTTAATGAACGATCAATGTGGAACTTGGGGTTGCGGCACATCTTGTGTATTCAAAAATGGAGTGACCGGCATCGCTAGAGGATGTTGAGAAGGCCAATTGGCTTATGGATTGGAATATATTTTTAAAATTACTACTTCAACGCCATAACTTCGCTCTCTTGGTGGGTATTATCGCAGGATTTCTTATTCCAAATGGGGCACAATCAATTCTGCATATCATGATTCCCCTACTCATCCTTGCCATGACCCTCTCCATGAGCCGCACTCACATTAAAGATATTCTCAAACCTAAATTAATCGTAAAACCACTAATGATGATACTATTCTTCAATTTCATAATCCTTGGTATGTTTAATATTGCTCTAGGATATTTATTATCTGATGATTTTGCTATTAGGGCCGGTTTTGTTATATTAGCAGGCGCTCCGCCTTCATTAGCTATCCCTGCTTTCGCCTACAATCTCAAAGGTAATGTCAATGAGGCGTTTATAGGCACAACTCTCGGGTATATTGCATCGATAGCGATAATGCCCGTTATGGTTGGGTTGTTTTTAAATGGCAAATATGATTCAAGCCAGCTATTCTTGATATTGTTCGAATTAATTGTTATCCCCATTATTTTATCCCAATTTTATAGAGTTTCAGGGATAATGAGATATACTGAGCGTTACCATGGTCATATTATTAATTGGTGTATAGCGATTGTGTGCTTTTCGTTAATAGGAATCAACCATGATTTGATTACCTCCTCACCAAAGGATTTATTAGTACCTTCAATTGTGGCGATTATCACAATATTCATTTTGGGAGAAATAATATTTTATTTATGCAGAAGAACTTCAATAAGCTACCAACAAACCGTAAATATCATTTTATTTGGAACCATGAAAAAATGGGCTGGCGCTAGTGCTATTGCGCTTACATTATTTGGAGAAAAAGCAACTTTACCGGCAACATTGGGCATTATAGTGGGTTTCTTGTATTACTTTTGGTTAGTTCTTAAAATTGGGCATAGTGAACTTCCTCTAGGAGTAGGCACGACTCCACGGCTGTTTTGACCCTCAGACGACCAAACTAGATTGGCTGACGCTTATCAGCAAGAGGCACTCGCGTCTTCGTTACCTTGACCTTATGTACATTGAACATTTTTGGCACATTTGCATTCTTTAACCAGATGCCTTATACTGTATCCAGTTAAAGAAACGGTTATTACACGCATTTCAGAATCGCCCTTCGATTCAGGCATTGGATGACCAGACTCTAACGAGTATTAAAGAGAGGAGGTCATCCATATGGCTTATCAACCCAGAACCCTCAACTGCTGCGATTGCGGTTCAGATTTCACCTTCAGCGTAGAAGATCAAGAATTTTTTGCGTCCAAAGGTTTCGTCAATGAACCCAAACGCTGCCCCAGCTGCCGCACTGCCCGCAAGGCGGAACGCGGTTCAAGCAACGGCGGTTCCAGCTTCGGCGGTAACGGCGGCGGCTACAATTCTGCCCCCCGGCAGATGTTCCCGGCTGTTTGTTCCGATTGCGGCAAGGCAACTCAGGTCCCGTTTGAACCCCGTAACGGCAAACCGGTTTACTGCAGCGATTGTTATCGCAGAGTAAGCGCCACCCGTTAATTCTAAAACGGCAAGATACACGCAGGCTGGAGAGATCTGGCCTGCGTGTTTGTTTTTAAGGGGGGAGTTACCTCACCCCCTGCCCTCTCCGTCAACAGGAGAGGGGGATGATATTGGGATGAGGAGGCTATAGGAGGAGGATATAAATGAACTGCATAAATATTTATGTCGGCAATGTAGAACCCAGTGTGACTGAGACGGAACTCAAAAGCGTGTTCAGCCGCTACGGGTTGGTGGAAAAGGTGACCATGGTCAAAGATGAGGACGACAGCGTCCAGGCGCGGGGCCACGGTTACGTGGAGATGCCCTCAGTAGCGGCGGGCAATATGGCGATAGCCGCGATCAACGGCGCACGGCTGCGGGGGCAGGAGTTATGTGTGGTTGAAGCCATGCCGTTGTCCAGCGTGATTTTGAGAACAGAGAAGCCCAGGTTGGGGAGGCGGGGGCGGCGGTAGGACAACAAGAAATATCTAATTTCTAATATCTTCTGGTATTACGGTCCGGTCAAGTGCGCCATCACCGTCGTTTCAATTGCACCACACCCCTAAACCTCACTTGCACCACTTCCCTCGATACGCTAAAGTCTTGCCATGGCTAAGCAACGCATTGTATTTGTGTGTTCCGGCTGCGGAAATGAGAGCGCCAAATGGCAGGGCAAGTGCCCCGGCTGCGGCGAGTGGAATACTTTATTTGAACAGGCTGTAGCCACAGTCAAACCAGCGGCACGGCGGCGGGCGGCAGCCAATGGGTCACAGTCATTAGCCGAGGTGGAGATCACCGGGCATGAGCGGATATCTGTGGCTATGGGCGAGGTCAACCGGGTGCTGGGCGGGGGACTGGTGCCGGGGTCATTATGTCTGGTCGGCGGCGAACCGGGCATAGGCAAATCCACCCTGTTACTTCAGGTGGCGGCGCAGATGGCGGAGCGGGGCGGAGCACCGGTGCTTTATGTTACCGGTGAGGAAACCAGACCGCAGATCAAGATGCGGGCCAAACGCCTGGGTATAAACGGCGACGGACTGTATGTCCTCAACGAAACCGACCTGGACGTTATTACCGCTGAAATGGATAAACTTTCACCGGGACTGGTGGTCATAGACTCCATCCAGACGGTCTATACCCCCGATCTGGACATGGCGCCGGGCGGGGTGACACAGGTCAGAGAGTGCGCCGCCAGGCTGGTTACATGGGCCAAGGCGACGCAGACACCGGTGTTCATTGCCGGTCACGTTACCAAGGACGGGACTATTGCCGGACCGAGACTACTTGAGCACATCGTTGATACGGTCTTATACCTAGAAGGCGAGCCGTTCTCCAGCTACCGCATCCTGCGCTCGGTCAAGAACCGTTACGGTTCGGTCAATGAAGTAGGCATATTTGAAATGAAGGAACACGGCCTGGCTGAGGTGCAAAACCCGTCAGAAGTATTCTTATCACGTGACAGGCAGAACTCTATCGGTTCAGCGGTGGTGCCGGTGCTGGAAGGCTCAAGGCCGCTGCTGGTGGAGATACAGGCGCTGACCAACGCCACCAGCTTTGGACAGCCACGGCGGACGGCCAACGGCCTGGACTTCGGACGGCTGATAATCATCACCGCGGTGCTATCACGGCGGGCATATCTCAAACTGGGGGCGCAGGATGTCATTGCCAGCGCCACAGGCGGACTGCACGTAGCCGAACCGGCGGCGGACCTGGCGGCGGCCATGGCCATCACCTCAAGTTACAAAAATATCGGCGTTGACCCGCACCTGGTGGCTATCGGGGAGGTGGGGCTGTCCGGCGAGATCCGTAACGTGCCGCAGATAGAACGCAGATTGGCCGAGGCGGCGCGGCTGGGCTTCACCAAAGCACTGGTGCCGGCGGCGGCGCGGGCCAAGTCTCCATCTAACGATTTTCAACTGATTCACGTACGCGATATTAGGCAGGCGCTGGCGGCGGCGCTGACGGGGCAGAAGGCTGACGAGGGGGGCGAAACCGAAGAGTAGCATGTCCCGAAGCATCTTTGTCATCAAGGCCGTCCACACTGCCATCTTCTGGTTCATGATCGGCTGCTTTGCCTGGAATCTCTACGCGGCAGCCACCGGCACCTTCTCCTGGCTGCTGGCCGTAACCTATGGCTCACATATCCTTGAAGGGGTGGCACTGGCATTCAACAACGGCACCTGTCCGCTGCGGACGATGGCCGAAAAACATGGGGCGCAGAACGGGGCGGTGACCGATATCTTCCTGCCACAGTGGCTGGCTTCCAGGATATTTATCTTCGGCATGGGCATGTTCATCGTTGAGACGGCGTGGCTGATCATCAGTTATTTCACCCGATAACCGGCGAGTTGACAGCCCGGTCTGTGGTCTCATAACACGGCAGCACTATCACACCACGCTTAGCCAAACGTAAAGCATAGCTACAAACCTTTACGCCCTTGTGTTTTTGACCTATAATGGATAGGTATCCTAAGCGAGAGGAATTTATCATGGCTAGTCGTTTCGATAAATTTTCTGAGCGCGCCAGACGCGTCCTGACCTACGCGCAGGAGGAAGCTCAGAATCTAAATCATAATTACATCGGCACCGAACATATCCTGCTGGGTATGGTACGCGAGGAAGACGGCGTTGCTGCCCGGGTGCTGGTGGCGTTGGATGTTAATCTGACCAAGCTGCGGTCTGCAGTGGAATTTGTCATTGGCCGCGGCGAAAAGCCGTCCACCGGTGAAACCGGTTTGACTTCAAGAGCCAAGAAGGTCA
This region includes:
- a CDS encoding reductive dehalogenase, with amino-acid sequence MEVNHIQFHTTVDRRQYLKKIGVWAFGFHDEAFSVAQYHDFDEIITSEAFHASRLPWWVTELDYDNPTTEIDWTQAKRFDFRHLPQCSWQGAKELNAWAELRDGRDPTKRKQNEHNIRIKYSKQCFAKQRYNLSSKSLTSLLFGSSSGKYGSLNDGFFGPEVESPSDIGVKKWTGTLEEASTLLWQVCILLGASDVSLIELNPKTSRNLIASHEFHDGKPYVFEETEQAYETGENSTKRQPKDGKRVIPDRCRWLIHYSLSELESWPYHIFENSWLRYADARMLQYRIQAFIKGLGYQAIGPCSFTNNMSENVGMAVLGGEAELGRNNMAISPLLGSICGQYATIITDLPLAPTKPIDAGIRRFCHSCMSCALTCPGNAVSRGGIPTNEIQMEPSWEGFGPSHRWGNRSNFEKTTAGVYRQQEGKNEAAFYKHWYFSPSDCQLMNDQCGTWGCGTSCVFKNGVTGIARGC
- a CDS encoding DNA repair protein RadA, whose amino-acid sequence is MAKQRIVFVCSGCGNESAKWQGKCPGCGEWNTLFEQAVATVKPAARRRAAANGSQSLAEVEITGHERISVAMGEVNRVLGGGLVPGSLCLVGGEPGIGKSTLLLQVAAQMAERGGAPVLYVTGEETRPQIKMRAKRLGINGDGLYVLNETDLDVITAEMDKLSPGLVVIDSIQTVYTPDLDMAPGGVTQVRECAARLVTWAKATQTPVFIAGHVTKDGTIAGPRLLEHIVDTVLYLEGEPFSSYRILRSVKNRYGSVNEVGIFEMKEHGLAEVQNPSEVFLSRDRQNSIGSAVVPVLEGSRPLLVEIQALTNATSFGQPRRTANGLDFGRLIIITAVLSRRAYLKLGAQDVIASATGGLHVAEPAADLAAAMAITSSYKNIGVDPHLVAIGEVGLSGEIRNVPQIERRLAEAARLGFTKALVPAAARAKSPSNDFQLIHVRDIRQALAAALTGQKADEGGETEE
- a CDS encoding RNA-binding protein, which produces MNCINIYVGNVEPSVTETELKSVFSRYGLVEKVTMVKDEDDSVQARGHGYVEMPSVAAGNMAIAAINGARLRGQELCVVEAMPLSSVILRTEKPRLGRRGRR